A genomic window from Alkalihalobacillus sp. AL-G includes:
- a CDS encoding flagellar protein FlgN gives MSGERMVGLLSDLHNAHELLFEISVEKTETLKENDVNKLDTLLKEEEKTIQLIERIENDRISAVERLLNEKGIVADDNPSLGQLIRFYNIKEQGQLEELQEKLRETIERLQEQNELNNDLTRQSLQFVNASLSLMEPTQSTATYERTGQAKQTNSYEQRQSMFDSKA, from the coding sequence ATGAGCGGGGAGCGAATGGTCGGGCTTTTGTCCGATTTACATAATGCACATGAACTTTTGTTTGAAATATCTGTAGAAAAGACCGAAACATTAAAGGAAAACGATGTAAATAAATTGGATACGCTTTTAAAGGAAGAAGAGAAGACGATTCAATTGATCGAGAGAATCGAAAACGACCGGATAAGCGCGGTTGAACGGCTTTTGAATGAGAAGGGGATCGTTGCAGATGATAATCCATCGTTAGGGCAGCTGATCCGTTTTTACAATATAAAAGAGCAGGGGCAGCTGGAGGAATTACAGGAGAAGTTGCGGGAAACGATTGAACGGCTTCAGGAGCAGAATGAGCTGAATAACGATTTAACGCGGCAATCGCTGCAATTTGTGAACGCTTCGCTCTCGTTAATGGAACCGACCCAATCAACCGCGACATACGAACGGACAGGCCAAGCAAAACAGACGAATAGCTACGAACAACGACAATCGATGTTTGATTCGAAGGCATAG
- the csrA gene encoding carbon storage regulator CsrA yields the protein MLVLTRKPNQSIQIGEDIEIMVLGIDGDQIKLGINAPKEIDIHRKEVYLSIQDENNNAASTSSDLLQKLLKDMRDNK from the coding sequence ATGCTTGTCTTAACGCGGAAGCCGAACCAATCCATCCAAATCGGGGAAGATATAGAGATTATGGTACTAGGGATTGATGGTGACCAAATCAAGCTTGGAATCAATGCCCCGAAAGAAATCGATATACATAGAAAAGAAGTATACCTGTCAATCCAAGACGAAAATAATAATGCCGCCTCGACAAGTTCAGACCTTCTTCAGAAGTTATTGAAGGATATGAGAGATAACAAATAA
- the flgM gene encoding flagellar biosynthesis anti-sigma factor FlgM yields the protein MKVNRFGNIPNNNPYKNQMNRQNEQLSQQMKQDKIQISKEALEMQKSNAQSSERLEKVERLKSEIDSGEYKVQPEKVAKNFFDFWTKS from the coding sequence TTGAAGGTCAATCGGTTCGGAAATATACCAAACAACAACCCATACAAAAATCAAATGAATCGCCAGAACGAACAGTTAAGTCAACAAATGAAACAGGATAAAATACAGATTTCCAAAGAGGCACTGGAGATGCAGAAATCGAATGCACAGTCTAGCGAGCGCCTTGAAAAGGTCGAGCGGTTGAAAAGTGAAATTGATTCCGGAGAGTACAAGGTTCAGCCTGAAAAGGTAGCGAAAAACTTTTTCGATTTTTGGACTAAGAGCTAA
- a CDS encoding ComF family protein: protein MNCLSCHEPIQIKFGWNDLFYLNDPSSICSACSDQLERIEGEICRMCGRSFSIFPEQYRQDDCCFDCLEWEQHGSSITKNRSLYQYNPFLKEVMARFKYRGDAELVKLFQKELQALVKRAFKGTIVVPIPLSKERHYERGFNQAELVAGMIGCPYYHALKRPVHEEKQSKKSKRERLEHATVFTMNEEFRSAIANSDVTIVDDLYTTGATVQAAGKILLDHGARTVSSLTIARG from the coding sequence ATGAACTGTTTATCGTGTCATGAACCGATTCAAATCAAGTTCGGATGGAATGATTTATTCTATCTTAATGACCCATCTAGCATTTGTTCAGCTTGTTCCGATCAGCTCGAAAGAATTGAAGGGGAGATTTGTCGAATGTGCGGTCGCTCTTTTTCGATATTTCCCGAGCAATATCGCCAGGATGATTGTTGTTTCGATTGCCTGGAATGGGAGCAACACGGCAGTTCGATCACGAAAAACCGTTCGCTTTACCAGTACAATCCATTTTTAAAGGAAGTAATGGCCCGGTTCAAGTACAGAGGTGATGCTGAATTGGTGAAGCTTTTCCAGAAGGAACTGCAAGCTCTTGTTAAACGTGCATTCAAAGGAACGATCGTTGTGCCGATCCCGTTAAGTAAAGAACGCCACTACGAGCGGGGATTCAACCAGGCAGAGTTGGTTGCTGGAATGATTGGATGCCCGTATTATCATGCGTTGAAGAGACCTGTCCATGAAGAGAAACAGAGTAAGAAGTCGAAACGCGAACGGCTCGAACATGCAACTGTTTTTACAATGAATGAGGAATTCCGCAGTGCAATCGCCAATTCAGACGTGACGATTGTCGATGATTTGTATACGACAGGGGCGACCGTCCAAGCCGCAGGAAAAATATTATTAGACCATGGAGCACGTACAGTTTCATCGCTCACAATTGCACGAGGATAA
- a CDS encoding DUF6470 family protein → MQFPQIRMQSKPALIGMKTTEGKQTIEQPRAEQTIRQPEAKMTTNSTAGKLNIDQTQAWNDMNLKNARESIEEFARRGREELLAGIARRAHQGDQMMKIENSGNPIISQAVENMGGGMLEWNIGWIPSVGSVKINYQPGDINIQWQINKPIIEATPKKAHSEYERGSLETFLRQRNSLTIDFVT, encoded by the coding sequence GTGCAATTTCCACAAATTCGAATGCAATCAAAGCCAGCCTTGATCGGGATGAAGACAACTGAAGGCAAACAAACGATCGAACAGCCACGGGCTGAGCAGACGATCAGACAACCAGAAGCGAAGATGACGACCAATTCGACAGCTGGAAAATTGAATATCGACCAAACACAGGCTTGGAATGACATGAACCTCAAAAATGCGAGAGAGAGCATTGAAGAATTTGCAAGGCGAGGACGAGAGGAATTGCTCGCTGGAATTGCACGCCGTGCCCACCAAGGTGATCAAATGATGAAAATCGAAAATAGCGGCAATCCGATCATCAGCCAGGCAGTTGAAAATATGGGTGGGGGAATGCTTGAATGGAACATCGGTTGGATTCCTTCCGTTGGCAGCGTTAAAATAAACTATCAGCCGGGAGACATCAACATCCAGTGGCAGATTAATAAACCTATTATAGAGGCAACTCCGAAAAAAGCACATTCGGAATATGAACGCGGCAGCCTTGAAACCTTTCTACGACAACGAAACTCGCTCACGATCGATTTTGTAACCTAA
- the fliW gene encoding flagellar assembly protein FliW produces MKIETKYHGTIDLRDNDIITIDQGLPGFAGERKFAILPFGEDSLFNILQSVETSDLAFVITTPFLFFKDYEFNIPNPIRRQLKIEKEQNVLTYVILTVQDPFEKTTANLKAPLIINAEANLGKQLVLNDDAYETKHLLIQQQPLTSTKGEK; encoded by the coding sequence ATGAAAATTGAAACGAAATACCATGGAACCATTGATTTAAGAGACAACGATATAATTACGATTGACCAGGGGCTCCCAGGCTTTGCAGGTGAAAGGAAATTCGCAATATTGCCGTTCGGAGAGGACTCCCTGTTTAATATCTTACAATCTGTTGAAACATCAGACCTCGCGTTTGTAATCACGACTCCGTTTTTATTTTTCAAAGACTATGAATTTAACATCCCTAATCCGATTCGTAGGCAGTTAAAAATTGAAAAAGAACAAAACGTGTTGACGTATGTCATCTTGACGGTTCAGGATCCATTTGAGAAAACAACAGCAAACTTAAAAGCGCCTTTAATCATTAATGCCGAGGCTAATCTAGGAAAACAGCTCGTTTTAAATGATGACGCATATGAGACAAAGCACTTGCTGATTCAACAACAGCCTTTAACCTCTACAAAGGGGGAAAAATAA
- a CDS encoding DEAD/DEAH box helicase produces the protein MRFASIQTEKGSFLCPEPLVEISNPSLFSIKHSTMLTTPSINPSFSLDSNLQTYLSGRHLLIDELPFPIDQLHSHYLNGSILYEKGILLNKNRYCCQRCGNDDQTLFASFSCFRCKEEQCTYCRKCIIMGRVSECTPLIRWVGPARDKELSAGLAWDGTLSELQKEASQRICEAVGEPKEMLVWAVCGAGKTEILFEGIERALRLGLRVCLASPRTDVITELYPRFEKAFPKAGVAALYGGHSELTSPSSLVLSTTHQLFRFKNAFDVIVVDEVDAFPFSYDRTLKFAVDKAAVDQSTRIYLSATPSNKMKQRVRSQNLEVIHISKRFHGYPLPVPHYKWCGNWSKLLKKQRIPSVIRQWIKEKLASGRQAFLFVPTIEQLDTVYSILKENPEIDSVHSSDPDRIEKIKRFRKGEIKMLLTTTILERGVTVPKIDVGVLGSDHDVFSSNALVQIAGRAGRSVEDPYGEVVYFHFGKTSAMVSAKREIQNHNRRAGLVTRR, from the coding sequence ATGCGTTTTGCCTCCATTCAAACCGAAAAAGGTTCGTTCTTGTGTCCAGAACCGCTTGTCGAAATTTCGAATCCATCACTTTTTTCAATCAAACATAGTACAATGCTAACTACACCTTCAATCAATCCAAGCTTTTCACTAGATTCAAACCTTCAAACCTATCTTTCTGGTCGACACTTACTAATTGATGAACTCCCCTTTCCAATTGATCAACTGCATTCTCATTATTTAAATGGTTCAATTTTATATGAAAAAGGAATTTTACTAAATAAAAATCGGTATTGCTGTCAGCGGTGTGGAAATGACGATCAAACCTTATTTGCGTCGTTTTCCTGTTTCCGCTGTAAGGAGGAGCAGTGCACATATTGTCGGAAATGCATCATCATGGGGCGGGTCAGTGAGTGTACACCGCTGATTCGTTGGGTTGGACCGGCTCGTGATAAGGAATTGAGTGCAGGCTTAGCTTGGGACGGAACGTTATCTGAATTGCAAAAGGAAGCTTCGCAAAGGATTTGTGAAGCAGTCGGGGAACCGAAAGAGATGTTGGTCTGGGCGGTATGTGGCGCAGGGAAAACGGAGATTTTATTCGAGGGAATTGAGCGGGCTTTGCGGTTGGGGCTGCGTGTCTGTCTAGCCTCACCTCGAACGGATGTCATTACGGAATTGTATCCTCGTTTTGAAAAAGCGTTTCCCAAGGCTGGCGTCGCTGCGCTATATGGCGGGCATTCAGAGCTTACTTCACCCTCGTCGCTTGTTTTATCCACGACACATCAGCTTTTTCGATTCAAAAATGCCTTTGATGTGATTGTCGTGGATGAAGTTGATGCGTTTCCATTTTCGTATGATCGGACATTAAAATTTGCGGTTGATAAAGCGGCTGTCGATCAGTCAACGCGTATTTACCTTTCTGCAACCCCCTCGAACAAGATGAAACAACGAGTACGCTCTCAAAACCTCGAAGTCATCCACATATCGAAGCGTTTTCACGGCTATCCGTTACCCGTCCCACATTATAAGTGGTGCGGAAACTGGTCGAAGCTTTTAAAAAAGCAGCGGATTCCTTCTGTCATTCGTCAATGGATTAAGGAGAAACTGGCAAGTGGGCGGCAAGCGTTTTTATTCGTACCGACGATTGAACAGCTTGACACGGTCTATTCGATTTTAAAAGAAAACCCTGAAATTGATTCGGTGCATTCGAGTGACCCCGATCGGATTGAAAAAATAAAACGATTTCGAAAAGGAGAGATCAAAATGTTGTTAACAACGACGATTCTTGAACGAGGCGTAACCGTTCCGAAAATTGACGTTGGCGTGCTGGGTTCAGACCATGACGTGTTTTCGTCGAATGCACTCGTTCAGATTGCAGGTCGTGCCGGGCGAAGTGTCGAGGACCCCTACGGAGAGGTCGTCTATTTTCACTTTGGGAAAACGAGTGCGATGGTTTCTGCAAAACGTGAAATCCAGAATCATAATCGAAGAGCGGGACTAGTTACACGCAGATGA
- a CDS encoding carbon storage regulator — MALVIGRKPGESIIIDGNIKITVIKTEDSMLRLKIDAPKNVPIVREELTKKEH; from the coding sequence ATGGCTCTAGTGATAGGCAGAAAACCCGGGGAATCTATCATCATCGACGGAAACATAAAGATCACTGTCATTAAGACAGAGGATAGTATGTTACGTCTAAAGATCGATGCACCAAAGAATGTTCCAATCGTCAGAGAGGAACTCACTAAGAAAGAACATTAG
- the flaG gene encoding flagellar protein FlaG, with the protein MNVGKVGSSSSVSVVESRKVESSKVEVLQGNKNLEQNAEKPVTKEELLNKVKTLNEFLIPMNTSLNYKLHEKLNRYYVQIVDDQTKEVIREIPNKKFLDMYAAMAELIGIVVDEKI; encoded by the coding sequence ATGAATGTAGGAAAGGTTGGATCTTCATCATCAGTATCTGTTGTTGAGAGTAGAAAGGTTGAATCTTCAAAAGTCGAAGTTCTCCAAGGTAATAAGAATCTTGAACAGAATGCAGAAAAACCAGTTACGAAGGAAGAACTGCTCAACAAGGTGAAGACATTAAATGAATTCCTGATACCTATGAATACATCCTTGAATTATAAGCTCCATGAGAAGTTAAATCGGTATTATGTACAAATTGTTGATGACCAGACGAAGGAAGTCATTCGAGAAATTCCAAATAAAAAGTTTTTAGATATGTATGCGGCGATGGCAGAATTGATCGGGATTGTTGTAGACGAAAAGATATAG
- the flgL gene encoding flagellar hook-associated protein FlgL has product MRVTQGMLTSNMLRNLSQSYDRMAKYQEQLATGKRITRPSDDPVVAMKGMEYRTNLTEIDQFDRNLSEVYKWMDSSDESLDQATQVMHRLRELVVQASNGTYEGNQREAIGEEVEQLRDHLISVANTQVAGKYIFNGTDTVNPPVDANGTVVGTNTNAVNIEVSKGIEMRVNINQQNVFPQAVFDDLNDLVTDLKGGAAPGAINNYLSKIDGHVDNLLNERAELGARYNRVEMIAERVSQQKVIATRVLSDNEDVDMEKAIMNLKTQESIHRAALSSGARIMQPTLMDFLR; this is encoded by the coding sequence ATGCGTGTAACTCAAGGTATGTTGACGAGTAATATGCTGCGGAACTTGAGCCAGAGCTATGATCGGATGGCGAAGTATCAGGAACAGCTCGCGACTGGTAAGCGAATAACTAGGCCTTCAGACGATCCAGTTGTCGCAATGAAGGGTATGGAATATCGAACGAATTTAACTGAAATTGATCAATTTGACCGTAACCTATCCGAAGTGTACAAATGGATGGATAGTTCAGATGAGTCACTCGACCAGGCAACTCAAGTTATGCATCGTTTACGGGAATTGGTTGTACAGGCGAGTAATGGAACGTATGAAGGGAATCAACGTGAGGCGATCGGCGAAGAAGTTGAACAGCTCCGTGATCATCTAATTTCAGTTGCAAATACTCAGGTAGCAGGGAAGTACATCTTTAACGGAACAGATACAGTGAATCCACCAGTCGATGCAAATGGAACCGTAGTTGGAACGAATACAAATGCGGTGAATATTGAGGTTTCTAAAGGAATCGAAATGCGTGTTAACATCAATCAACAGAACGTTTTTCCGCAAGCGGTTTTTGATGATCTAAACGACCTTGTAACAGACCTTAAAGGTGGAGCTGCACCAGGAGCCATTAACAATTACTTGAGCAAAATTGATGGACATGTGGATAACCTTTTAAATGAGCGAGCTGAGCTTGGTGCACGTTACAATCGTGTTGAGATGATTGCCGAACGTGTATCTCAACAGAAGGTTATTGCGACCCGTGTATTATCGGACAACGAAGACGTTGATATGGAAAAAGCGATAATGAACTTGAAGACTCAGGAAAGCATTCACCGTGCTGCGCTATCTTCGGGTGCCCGTATCATGCAACCAACGCTTATGGACTTTTTACGTTAA
- a CDS encoding motility associated factor glycosyltransferase family protein gives MYSYKDSTKKVPLNSLYSPSLEANRFIKKLDKNNRKVYIFIGIGNSTLIKNIIKNTRSYIHLYIIEPFEQVLADSEFIDLVKTSRNVTFEYYKNWFMLDFMTFIEKFNSTDTEIIIHPHYEKTKTGHLKEIINKLNQGIKLVTINNNTERRFRKDWILEPLLNLQYTMGAHSIKELKDKYRGKSAILAASGPSLKENMTFLKEAQNSAYIFAAGSAVNGLTNNGIIPDFVTSFDSGDINYDTHFKESNYKGPLIAGSVINSNILKHHEGPIIYAQLTLDDITRRVIKDKYSFPPVPSVAVFTLQIMQFLGFSKIYLVGQDLAYINGKYYAQGVNETDASKKVNADITVKSNNGGMVDTSYSLYSFLESFEFLINHIDQNEMTIYNTSRNGAYIKGTTFVEPNSINISDELGIKDIALDLKAAQASEAGINEGLKIIDELEEFSETLHDANKSLSRLNPKAVSITDIKKVSKIFSTLRNHTIFEDIITQRMSSIVQRIRNLFLYKLDDNQTTNDDRIMMVEEIQRLVTSSEKFIESLLNDNRVIKYKAQYKDKQNANPV, from the coding sequence GTGTACTCCTATAAAGATTCAACCAAAAAGGTTCCGTTGAATTCCTTGTATTCACCCTCATTAGAAGCGAACCGATTCATCAAAAAATTAGATAAGAATAACCGAAAAGTGTACATATTTATCGGAATAGGCAATTCTACCCTGATTAAAAACATAATTAAGAACACGAGATCCTATATTCACTTATATATCATTGAACCATTTGAACAAGTTCTTGCAGATTCTGAATTTATTGATTTAGTTAAAACCAGCCGAAATGTCACATTCGAGTATTATAAAAATTGGTTTATGCTCGATTTTATGACTTTCATAGAAAAGTTCAATAGCACTGATACTGAAATCATTATTCATCCTCATTATGAAAAAACAAAAACGGGTCATCTAAAAGAGATTATTAACAAACTCAATCAAGGAATTAAATTAGTAACAATCAATAATAATACCGAGAGAAGATTTCGAAAAGATTGGATCCTAGAGCCATTATTGAATCTACAATATACGATGGGAGCACACTCTATCAAAGAGCTTAAAGATAAATATAGAGGAAAAAGTGCTATACTGGCTGCTTCTGGCCCATCACTAAAAGAGAATATGACCTTCCTTAAGGAAGCCCAGAATTCAGCATATATATTCGCAGCTGGATCTGCTGTAAACGGATTAACGAACAATGGCATTATTCCTGATTTTGTTACAAGCTTTGACTCAGGAGATATCAATTATGACACTCACTTTAAGGAAAGTAACTATAAAGGCCCTTTGATTGCGGGTAGTGTGATTAACTCAAATATATTGAAGCATCATGAAGGACCTATTATTTATGCCCAACTTACACTTGATGACATTACAAGAAGAGTCATTAAAGATAAATATTCTTTTCCACCAGTACCCTCAGTAGCCGTTTTCACCCTTCAAATAATGCAATTTCTGGGATTCAGCAAAATTTATTTAGTAGGCCAAGACCTTGCCTATATAAACGGAAAATATTATGCCCAGGGCGTTAATGAAACAGATGCAAGTAAAAAAGTGAATGCTGATATTACTGTAAAAAGCAATAATGGGGGCATGGTGGATACAAGCTATTCCCTTTACTCATTTTTAGAGAGTTTTGAATTTCTGATCAACCATATTGATCAAAACGAAATGACGATTTATAACACATCTAGGAATGGGGCATACATTAAAGGCACTACCTTCGTAGAACCTAATTCTATTAACATTAGTGATGAACTAGGTATAAAAGATATTGCCCTCGATCTAAAGGCAGCTCAAGCATCTGAGGCAGGGATTAACGAGGGATTGAAAATCATTGATGAATTGGAAGAGTTTTCGGAAACATTGCACGATGCAAATAAAAGCCTTTCACGATTGAACCCTAAGGCTGTTTCAATTACAGATATTAAAAAAGTCTCGAAAATCTTTTCCACATTAAGGAATCACACAATTTTCGAGGATATCATTACACAACGAATGTCTTCAATTGTGCAACGTATTCGTAATTTATTTTTGTATAAATTAGACGACAATCAAACTACAAATGACGATCGAATCATGATGGTAGAAGAAATCCAAAGACTCGTAACCTCTTCAGAAAAATTCATTGAATCTCTTCTTAATGATAATAGGGTTATAAAATATAAGGCTCAATATAAAGATAAACAAAACGCTAACCCAGTTTGA
- the flgK gene encoding flagellar hook-associated protein FlgK, translated as MSTFHGLETAVRGLRTHQSALRTTGHNIANANTPGYSRQRVNFSQTGAFPAPGRNRPEIPGQIGTGVEAGTIQRIREGFLDIQFRGETTKSGYWTARSEALHKMEEIMNEPSDFGLAKTMDRFWQSLQDLAANPEGSARSVVRQRGIALADTFGYLSTSLSSVKNDLENQTMITVKTINSIASQINDINKQISEIEPHGYLPNDLYDQRDLLVDKLSEYVNVKVTPVANGGHSLQVAEGKYTIDIVDDAGNSIGTLVDGANLTADTISIKDTDADGAFDQYAIGASAGNIGNFASGKLKGLIESYGYEDTSGKKTGDYIEMLASLDEMAYRFAKAFNDQHQQGTDLNGNAGGNFFSFTSPVSGTDFAGAASMMKLDSAITGPNGLDKIAASGDGFAGDGSNALALADVKDQSLTFTSGDTSVQLFYEGVIGEMAVDAQQSNRLMDNASTLKQSVEARRQSVSGVSLDEEMAKMVQFQHAYNAAARNITTIDEMLDRIINGMGRVGR; from the coding sequence ATGTCTACGTTTCATGGACTGGAAACAGCAGTAAGAGGTTTGAGAACCCATCAAAGCGCCCTCCGAACGACCGGGCATAATATTGCGAACGCGAACACACCTGGCTATTCGCGGCAGCGTGTCAATTTTTCACAGACAGGAGCTTTCCCTGCGCCAGGTCGAAACCGGCCTGAAATACCAGGGCAGATCGGGACAGGGGTTGAAGCAGGAACGATTCAGCGAATTCGTGAAGGGTTCTTAGATATCCAGTTCAGAGGCGAAACTACGAAATCGGGCTACTGGACCGCTCGCAGTGAAGCGCTGCACAAAATGGAAGAAATCATGAATGAACCGTCAGACTTTGGGCTTGCGAAGACGATGGACCGCTTCTGGCAATCACTTCAGGACTTAGCGGCTAACCCGGAAGGTTCCGCCCGATCGGTCGTCCGCCAGCGGGGAATCGCATTAGCTGATACCTTCGGCTACCTATCGACCTCACTCAGTTCGGTTAAGAACGATCTAGAAAACCAAACGATGATTACCGTGAAAACGATCAATTCGATTGCGAGTCAAATAAACGATATCAACAAACAAATCAGTGAAATAGAACCACATGGCTATTTGCCAAATGATTTGTACGATCAACGCGACTTATTGGTCGACAAGCTTTCCGAATATGTGAATGTAAAGGTGACACCAGTAGCGAACGGTGGGCATTCTCTACAGGTTGCAGAAGGGAAATATACGATAGATATCGTTGATGATGCAGGAAACTCGATCGGAACGTTAGTAGACGGAGCAAACTTAACGGCTGATACAATTTCGATTAAGGATACGGATGCTGACGGAGCATTTGATCAATATGCGATCGGAGCAAGTGCCGGAAACATCGGAAACTTTGCATCAGGTAAACTGAAGGGCTTGATCGAATCGTACGGATATGAAGATACGAGCGGTAAAAAAACAGGCGATTACATAGAAATGCTCGCGAGTTTGGATGAAATGGCCTACCGGTTTGCGAAGGCATTCAATGATCAACATCAACAAGGTACAGATTTGAATGGGAATGCTGGCGGTAACTTTTTCAGTTTCACATCACCTGTCAGCGGGACTGATTTTGCAGGGGCTGCGAGCATGATGAAGCTTGATAGTGCAATTACGGGACCAAATGGACTTGATAAAATCGCAGCTTCCGGAGATGGGTTTGCTGGCGACGGGAGTAACGCGCTAGCACTAGCGGACGTAAAGGATCAGTCGTTGACCTTTACATCAGGTGACACATCGGTTCAGTTGTTTTATGAGGGTGTAATTGGTGAAATGGCGGTTGATGCCCAGCAATCTAATCGTCTCATGGATAACGCATCAACACTCAAGCAATCGGTTGAAGCGAGAAGACAATCGGTCAGCGGTGTATCACTTGATGAAGAGATGGCGAAAATGGTTCAGTTCCAGCATGCTTATAATGCAGCGGCAAGGAACATTACAACGATTGATGAAATGCTCGACCGTATCATTAACGGCATGGGTCGGGTAGGAAGGTAG
- a CDS encoding flagellin, with product MRINHNIAALNTYRQLTTNNAASSESLEKLSSGLRINRAGDDAAGLAISEKMRGQIRGLEQATRNAQDGISLIQTSEGALNETHSILQRMRELAVQSANDTNTADDRAELQKEVASLTAEITRIGSDTEFNTQKLLDGSFSSKVIQIGANTGQTLNISINTMTAGGLGVSGLSISSQSGANAAIATIDSAIASVSSERSSLGAIQNRLEHTINNLGTSAENLTAAESRIRDVDMAKEMMSFTKNNILTQAAQAMLAQANQQPQGVLQLLR from the coding sequence ATGAGAATTAATCACAACATTGCAGCACTTAATACGTATCGTCAATTAACAACGAACAATGCCGCGTCTTCCGAATCATTAGAAAAGCTGTCTTCTGGACTAAGAATTAACCGTGCTGGAGATGACGCAGCCGGATTAGCAATCTCCGAAAAAATGCGAGGACAAATTCGTGGACTTGAGCAAGCAACTCGTAATGCTCAGGACGGAATCTCACTTATCCAGACATCTGAAGGTGCCCTTAACGAAACACACAGCATCCTTCAACGTATGCGTGAACTTGCAGTACAATCTGCCAACGATACAAATACGGCAGATGATCGTGCAGAACTTCAAAAGGAAGTTGCATCTCTTACAGCAGAAATTACTCGAATCGGTTCAGATACTGAGTTCAACACACAAAAATTACTTGATGGTTCATTTTCTAGTAAAGTAATTCAAATCGGTGCAAATACTGGTCAAACGTTGAACATTTCTATCAATACAATGACAGCTGGAGGATTAGGAGTTTCAGGACTTTCTATCTCCTCTCAATCAGGTGCAAACGCTGCGATTGCAACAATTGATTCAGCAATTGCGTCAGTATCCTCTGAACGTTCTAGCCTAGGTGCTATCCAGAACCGTTTAGAGCATACAATCAATAACCTTGGAACTTCAGCTGAAAACTTGACTGCTGCGGAATCTCGTATCCGTGACGTTGATATGGCGAAGGAAATGATGTCATTCACGAAGAACAACATCCTTACACAAGCTGCCCAAGCTATGCTTGCGCAAGCTAACCAACAGCCTCAAGGCGTTCTTCAACTACTTCGTTAA
- a CDS encoding TIGR03826 family flagellar region protein has translation MAQLANCPQCNRIFIQSLRVVCDSCYKEEEKMFEKVYKFIRVRANREASLWEVHDATGVPEKVIIRFVKEGRIRAHQLPNITYPCERCDAGIQNGIICDNCRSNMNSDLRSFDEIAQKQTKDSQITYYTEKNPSTEKGGN, from the coding sequence ATGGCGCAACTGGCCAATTGCCCGCAGTGCAACCGGATTTTCATTCAAAGCCTCCGCGTTGTCTGTGATTCATGTTACAAAGAAGAAGAGAAAATGTTTGAAAAGGTGTATAAGTTTATTCGCGTTCGAGCCAATCGTGAGGCTTCATTATGGGAAGTTCATGATGCTACAGGGGTACCTGAAAAGGTGATTATCCGATTTGTAAAAGAGGGTAGGATTCGTGCTCACCAGCTGCCGAACATCACGTATCCGTGTGAGCGATGTGACGCAGGTATTCAAAACGGCATCATTTGCGACAATTGCCGATCAAACATGAACAGCGATTTACGATCCTTCGATGAAATTGCACAAAAACAAACTAAAGACAGCCAAATAACCTACTATACGGAAAAAAATCCATCCACTGAAAAGGGAGGGAACTAA